GAATCGCTAGGTGCTTCAAAAAGGTGGTCTTGCCGGCCCCTGGCTTGCCTAGCAGAATCAACTTGCGGTAGGTTTGCACGGCGTCTAGGGCCGGCATTCGCTCCTCGAGGACAGGCCCTAAGCCTACCCGCTCGAAGTCCTCGCGGTCGCAGCGGGCCAACAACGCTTCGATATGCTGGTGCCGGCGACCGCTAATTTGCTCCAGAATGTTGACGCTGGTGTAGATATCGTGGACCCCGATAGGATGCGACATGTCTAACACCCGCATGGTGCCGCAGCGCTCTCGGATGCTGGGGTAGACTTGGCGCCGTAGTTGGTTAACGATGTCATCGACAGTGATCGCCGCAGAAGCTAGGGGTTGGGGGGAAGCACTGACCATGGACGGTGGGGACGACAGGCCGGCAATTACTTGCCAGTCCAGACCGATGCGATCGCAAATGCCCATGAACAGAACCTGAGAAATCGCTTCCCCCTTGAAAAAATTAGTCACTGGCTGACGACTACACCCCACCATGGCGGCCAACTGCTTCTGCGTCCACCCGGCCTTCGTCAAGGCCTGACTGGCCAGGTGCAGCCCTTCAGGCGAGGCAGATAGGGACGGCTTGGCCATGGGAACCCTCCAGTAGCTCAAGGATTCATTGTACTCACCTCAGCGCCACCTAGGCATTACTGCAGCAAATCATGGGATTAGCGGCCCTGATTCAGCCTGTGCCAGTACTTTAATTATCTTTACTTTACTTTTACTCACTATTTAAGTAGGATCTAACCTATCAGCTTAGAGGGTGGTCATCCCAACAGCTACTGCCCGAGTGGTGCATGAAACTGCTCGCTTCAGACATACATAGGGTCACTACGGACTAACTTCTGTTGTGCGCATTGTTCACTGCAAGGATCCCTTGCTCAGCCCATGCAACAACTCCTTGGCCAAACCATACATAATCGCTATCGGATTCAATCCTTACTGGGGCGTCAAACTGGCCGTAGGACTTTCCTGGCCACCGACTTAGCAACGCAATCGCCCGTTGTCGTCAAGCTGCTGCTGTTTAATCCCGACTTTACCTGGGAAGACTTCAAGCTGTTTGAGCGGGAGGCCAACACCCTCAAGGCCCTCGACCATGCAGCGATTCCGCAATACCTTGACTCCTTTGAACTCGATACGCAGTTAGGCAAAGGCTTCGCCCTAGTGCAGAGCTATATTGACGCCTCTTCCTTAGAGACGGCAATTCAGGCAGGGCGGCTGTTTACAGAAGCAGATCTGATTGAGATAGCGGGTCAAATCTTAGAGATTTTGATCTATCTGCATGGGCAAAACCCACCAGTTATCCACCGCGATATTAAACCCAGCAATATTCTGCTGGCCAATCGCTCTGGCCATAGCGTTGGCACTCTCTATCTGGTTGATTTTGGTTCGGTCCAGACCGCCATAAATCAAAACAGCGGCACCATTACTATCGTTGGTAGCTATGGCTATATTCCCCTAGAACAATTTGCTGGCAAAACCACGACCGCATCAGATTTATACGGCCTGGGGATGACGTTAATTTATCTGATAACCGGTGTTCATCCCGCTGATCTTCCCCAGATCAATGGCCAAGTTGATTTTAGCGGTGATCGGATTAGCTATAGGTTCTCAAGATGGCTAAAACAGATGACTAATCCCCATCTAGATCGACGATTTGATTCCACTACCGCAGCACTCAAGGCACTTCACGTTGACGCAGAAAGCGATGGCTGTAATTCCCACCTCAAGCCTGCCAGTAGCCAGGTTGAGCTGTATCGAGATTGCGATCGCATTGAGATAATCACCCAAAAAACACCTGTTGCAGATTCCTGCGCAGGTTGTATCGTTCTTGCATTTTTCTCCATCATACTTTCTCTATCTACAGGCTCTTTAGTGATAGGAACTTCATTGTTTCTATCGATCATTCTCATAAGTGGAATTTACGCCAGAAACCTAGTGACTACTAAAGAAGTACTATGTATCGAGAGAAATACGAAAATTAGTATATTTTATCGCAGAGGCTCAACTCAGCGGGAGCATCATTCGTCTCCATTTCAAGCAATTAATTTACTGGCTTATAATCCAGGCTATACCTTCGACCGCTACATCAATGAGCAAGGCAGAACAATTACGGGTGGGACAGTCACCATTTCTCCGAATCTCTCTGTTTATGCTGGCAGTCTTGAATATCAAGTGGGTGGCGGGCACCTTTCTCAAGCAGAGCTGTGGTGGCTGGGACAGGAACTGAGTGACTTTCTGAATCTGGAAATGAAAATCATTTATCCCACCCCTAAAGTCCCTGCAGAGCAAACCTGTGGATGTGGCTGTTAAGTTTAGCTACAAGGACATTGATCATGACACCAGACCAAAAAGCCTTGTATGCTCGCATCTGCCGATTTGAGCTAGACGACCCATCGGCAAGCTTTCCCTTTTCTGCCAAACTCGCCTGGGAATATCAGTGGTCAGAAATCTATACCTACCGAGCCATTCAGGAATACAAGAAATTCATGTTCCTGGCAACGATCAGCGATATAGATCTCTCGCCCTCTACTGTCGTTGATCGGGTCTGGCATCTGCATCTACTATATACCCGTTCCTACTGGGATGAGTTTTGCGGCAAGGTTTTGAATAAACCACTCCACCATTTTCCGGGATCAGGAGGAGTAGATGAAGGTCTAAAATATTATCACCAATACTGTCGAACAGTAGACATGTATTTTAACTATTTTGGCGCGCCACCGAATGATATTTGGAATCGACCCAAGTTCAAGAGTGAAGGAACATTGTTCCAATGGGTGGATCGTCGCCGCTGCTGGATTATTTCGAAGCCAACTATAGTATTCTGGTTTCAGAAACTGTTTGGAAAGGAGACATGCAAGCTTTGGACAAGGACTTTAGCCGTTTCGCCTAAACTTTTGGTGAAAAAACAGTCTGATCGAAATCTAGTGCCATTTGGTGATAAAGGAACCTTTTCTGAGGCTCATATCAAAGAGGCTAAGTACTCAAATGGCAGCAACAGTAATTTTATTGGATCGGTCGCTGACTACCATTAGAATTCCACTGAAGTTTGAGCGTAAACTAGAAAGAAATCAGGAGCTCTAGTGCATCTACGGGGTGACGCTATACTCGGTCATTCATTAATGGAAGTCGATTAGGATCTAATGATGAATTAGGGTGTTGGCTAACTTGATGGCAGTTATTTAGGGCAAACCCATGAAGGTGCGGATCTATGTTCTAGCTTGGGGGGGTGTGATACTGTCCTGGCTCGAAGTACCTACTCAGGTATCGATGGGTTTCGGGGCAACAGGGTTAGCCGCTGCCGAGATTTCCCAGCCTGCTGATAGCGGCGAGGAGGTGGAAGCTCTCAGTGAAGCCGAGATGGGGCTTTCTGATCAGGGCGCATCTCTCCATTTCGCCCTCACCTGGGCCAGCCAGCATCCCGCGGCCACTGCCACAATCCCCCAAACAGAAGCCAGTCAGCATTTAGAGACTTTACAGACGTACCGGCGTGAGGCCAGTCAGTATATCGCCCAAGCCACCGCGCTGTTAACCACTGGCGAGATTGACGCCGCCCTTGACTCCTATGACCGGGCCATCCAGCTATGGCAACAAGGGCTGGAGCTACTGCAGTCGCAGGCTGCCCCTGATCTGCAGCGGGAATTTCTGCTGGGACTGTCCCTTGCCTTCGGAGTGGTGGGGGAGCAGCACCGTCAGGTCCAACGCTACGATCAGGCCCTAGCGACGACGGAGCAGGGACTACGCTATGGTCAACGGCTCTTGGCTTTGACTGATGCTGCCGATGGTTCAGAGGATGCTTTCTATCCGGAGGCGCTCAATGCGCTGCAACTGCTCTACAGCAATCTTGGCTTCATTTACGCCGGGCAGCATCTCTATCCGGAGGCGCTGGCGGCCCAGCAGCAGGCGTTGGCGATGGCTGCGCAGCTGGATGATCCGGCCCTGATGTTCCGGAGTCTGACGGCCATCTATGCCACCCATGTAGCCCTGAGCGACTACCGGCAAGCGCTGACGATAAATGAACGGCGGCTTGCGATCGCAACTACCCTAGAAGACCCGGATGGGCAGCTATCTGCCCTGATAGGCCTGGGCAGAACCTACCACGACCTGGGCCGCTATCCAGAGGCATTAGCCCACCATCAGCGGGCCTTGTTCCTGGCCAGAGAGCACAGCCGTCTCAGAGATGAAATCTCCAGCCTCAACAATCTGGGGCTGACTCACAGCGTGTTAGGACGGTATGACGAGGCCCTAACGGCCCTAAATACTGCCCTCAGCCTCACCCGAGAGCTGCGCCAGCGTCTCCAAACAGCCGATACCCTGGAGCTTGATCGAGCCTGCTTCCCGCTGCTCAGCCAGGAGTTCAGCCGCACCGACGTCTCCCGACAATTCTGCCTGGAGGGCACCTGGCTCTCCGAGAGCAAGATTCTCAACACCATGGCGAGCGTCTATGAAGCCCAGGGCCGCTACTCAGAGGCCCTGGAGCGCTACCAACAATCCCTTGCGATCGCAAAAGAGCACCTCCAGGGGAGTCCGCTCTACAGCAAACAGGACGAAGCGACGTTTCTGAATAATATTGGCGGGCTTCACGGAAATCGAGGCGACTACGATCAGGCCCGGGAGTATTACCAGCAGGCCTTCGCCCTGCAAACCGCTATCGCAGACCGGCAAGGCATGGCCGTCAGCCTCAATAATATCGGCGCTCTCTATGAGACCCAGGGACGATACCCCGAGGCACTGAATCAGCTCAACCGGGCCTTGGAACTCGCTGAAGCCCTTGGGCTGCAAACCTTAAAAGGCAGTGTCCTGAGTAATTTGGGGTCAATATATCGGCAACAAGGCGAGTTTGAGCGGGCCGCAGCCCTCTACCAAGCGTCCCTGGAACTCGATCGCAGCTTGGGACGCCGAGACGACGTGGCCGTGAGCTTCAATAATCTCGGCCTGCTCAAATTTGAACAGGGCCAGTACGGCCAAGCCATCGACTACGTGCAGCAAGCCCTGGCCATTCATCGGGCCATTGGTCAGCGCCCCCACCAAATTATCGATCTCAACAACCTCGGCAGCTATTACCGGGCCCAAGGTCGTTATGCCGATTCCCTAGGGAGGCTGCAGCAGGCGTTAGGGATTGCCCAAGAGATTGGCAACCGTAGCGGTCAAGCCTATGCCCTATTGCAGTTGGGCAAAACCCACAGACAGCTGGGCCAGTATGAGCCCGCCCTCGCCTTCAGCCAGCCAGCCCTGTCCCTGTTTCAGGCCATGGGCGATCGCACCGGTGAGGCGGCAACCTTAGCCGACCAGGGGCTCATCTACGCCCAACAAAACCGCCACGAGTTAGCCCTGCAGAGCTTCGAAGCAGCCCTGGCCATCTATCGCACCACAGGAGATGTAGCAGGGGAAAGTATCACCCTGCAACAGGTGGGCTTCCTGCACGAGAAGGCAGGCGACTATCCAGCTGCCGAGACCGCCTTCCAGCAGACATTAGCCATCCAGCAACAAATTGGGGCACGAGGCTTTGAGGGCATCAGCTTACAAGGGTTGGGCACCGTCTATGCCGCCCAAGGCCATCCCCGAGCCCTGGAGACCTTACAACGGGCTATCGCCCGCCATCGAGACGTGGGTAATCGCCCCAGGGAAGCCGATGCCCTGAACAATCAAGGGGCAGCGCTGATTCGCGCGGGCAAATTTTCCCAGGCTGAGGCCGTCCTCCGTCAGTCCCTTGACCTGTTTGAATCCCTGCGCACGGATCTCCTCGATGACCAGTTGATTGCGATTCTCGACAGTCAGGCCAGCGCCTATGCCAACCTGGAGCGGGCGTTGATCGCTCAAGACAAACCCACCGAGGCCCTAGCTATTACCGAACGAGGGCGGGCTCGGGCCTTTGTGCTGCAACTTGCCGGGCGCCTGTCCAAAAGCGCCAAGCCGAACTGGCGATTCATCCCACGGCTCAGGCCCCGACAATTGCTGAAATCCGGCAGATTGCCCGCGACAACAACACAACCCTGGTGGCCTACTCCCTGATCTTCGATCAAGCCCTCTATATCTGGGTGGTTCAGCCCTCGGGCAACATCGAGTTTCGCGCCATCGACTGGGAGGCGTCACTCTGGCAATGCCGATTTGAGCGTCAATCCCCTTGCGGCTATTGACGGTCCCCTCTATCGCCATGGGTCGGCGCTGACAACACGAGTTGCCACTGTCAGAGCCAGGATTACCATTGAGCGGCACGACTCGTCGACCCAACTACAAGCCCTGCATCAGCTCTTAATCGAGCCCATTGCCGACCTATTGCCCCCAGATCCCGAGCAGACCGTCGTTTTTATTCCCCAGGGCAGCCTTTTCCTGGTACCGTTCCCCGCCTTACAAGACCCAGACGGCACCTATCTGATTGACAACCATACCGTTCTCACCGCCCCATCGATTCAGGTGTTTGGTCTGGCCAGTGCCATGAGACGGCAACGAGGTGGGGAGCCGACCCTGAGCCCGGTCGCAGGGGAGGGTTTGCGATCCGAGCAGACTGCCTTGGTCGTGGGGGATCCGGTGATGCCCTCTGTTTGGTTGCCAGAGGTGGGTCAACAGGTGCAGCTAGCCCCTCTCCCCGGGGCCAGGACTGAAGCTGAGACAATTGGTCGTTTTCTGGGCGTCCCCGCCCTCACCGGCACTCAGGCCAGCGAGGCCCATGTCAAGCAGCGACTGCCCTCAGCCCGACTGATTCACTTAGCCACCCATGGCCTGCTCGACCACGGCCATCCTCAAGCCTCCGGCGCTCCGGATGTGCCGGGAGCGCTGGCGCTAGCTCCCGGAGACGGTGAAGACGGCTTGCTCACCACTGCCGAAATTTTGGCGATGGAGCTGCAGGCCGAACTCGCTATTCTCAGTGCCTGTGATACCGGGCCGGGGCCGCATTACTGGCGATGGCGTAGTGGGACTATCCCGCTCTTTGATTACGGCTGGGGTGCCCAGTGTGATCGTGTCGTTGTGGGCCGTGCCGGATGCTCCTACCGCGGACCTGATGACGGAGTTTTACCGCCAGCTTCAGCAGGGACAATCCCCGGCCCAGGCGTTACGGCAGGCGATGTTAACGATCCAGCAGAAACACCCAAATCCTAGAGACTGGGCCGGGTTTACGCTCCTGGGGGCAGCGGAGTAACCCCTAGAATTGCTTGGCCAGGGCCTGGAGGCAGCGATCGCAAATGGTGGGGTCTGCGGTGGATTCGCCCACGCGGGTGGAGTAGTTCCAGCAGCGATCGCATTTTTGGCCGTCGGCGTCGATGACCCCGACGCCGATAGTCTCGGAGTTGCCGCTGTATTTCAAGCCCTTCAGCGCGTCGGGGGACTCCAGCAACTCCACCTGGGAGACTAAGAACAGATAGCGCAGTTCATCCACATGGGCACTACCGGGGGCGACCGCATCGCTGGGGTTCATGGCCGCCAGGGTCTGCCGCAGATCGGGAGCGGCCACATAGAGCAGGAGCTTGGCCTCCAGGGAGGAGCCAATATCCTTGCTGGCGCGGGCCTTCTCCAGCACCTTGTTGACCTCTTGCCGGATCTGCCGCAGCCGCTGCCAGTTAGTTGCCAAGGCAGGCTGCTGCCATTGCGGATCTAGCGTGATCCACCCCGCTTCAAATACTGATTTCTGGGGTACTGGATAGGGCAGATTTTGCCAGATGTCTTCGGCCATGTGGCAGAGTACTGGGGCCATGGCCCGGGCTAGGTTCTCAATGGCCACCGCCAGCACCGTCTGACAGCTGCGACGGCGGGGTGACTCGGCATCGCTGATGTAAAGCCGATCTTTGGCGATATCTAAATAGAAGTTGGAGAGATCGACCACACAGAAATTCTGCACCGTCTGAAAGACGCGGAAGAATTGATAGCTATCGAAGGCGTCTTTGATCTCGGCGAAGACCTCTGTAATCCGATGCAGCATGTAGCGATCGAGCTCGGGCAATTGCTCGTAGGGCACGGTATGTTGCGTCGGGTCGAAGTCATAGAGATTGCCCAGCAGGAAGCG
This portion of the Halomicronema hongdechloris C2206 genome encodes:
- a CDS encoding serine/threonine protein kinase, giving the protein MQQLLGQTIHNRYRIQSLLGRQTGRRTFLATDLATQSPVVVKLLLFNPDFTWEDFKLFEREANTLKALDHAAIPQYLDSFELDTQLGKGFALVQSYIDASSLETAIQAGRLFTEADLIEIAGQILEILIYLHGQNPPVIHRDIKPSNILLANRSGHSVGTLYLVDFGSVQTAINQNSGTITIVGSYGYIPLEQFAGKTTTASDLYGLGMTLIYLITGVHPADLPQINGQVDFSGDRISYRFSRWLKQMTNPHLDRRFDSTTAALKALHVDAESDGCNSHLKPASSQVELYRDCDRIEIITQKTPVADSCAGCIVLAFFSIILSLSTGSLVIGTSLFLSIILISGIYARNLVTTKEVLCIERNTKISIFYRRGSTQREHHSSPFQAINLLAYNPGYTFDRYINEQGRTITGGTVTISPNLSVYAGSLEYQVGGGHLSQAELWWLGQELSDFLNLEMKIIYPTPKVPAEQTCGCGC
- a CDS encoding glycine-rich domain-containing protein, giving the protein MTPDQKALYARICRFELDDPSASFPFSAKLAWEYQWSEIYTYRAIQEYKKFMFLATISDIDLSPSTVVDRVWHLHLLYTRSYWDEFCGKVLNKPLHHFPGSGGVDEGLKYYHQYCRTVDMYFNYFGAPPNDIWNRPKFKSEGTLFQWVDRRRCWIISKPTIVFWFQKLFGKETCKLWTRTLAVSPKLLVKKQSDRNLVPFGDKGTFSEAHIKEAKYSNGSNSNFIGSVADYH
- a CDS encoding tetratricopeptide repeat protein, whose product is MKVRIYVLAWGGVILSWLEVPTQVSMGFGATGLAAAEISQPADSGEEVEALSEAEMGLSDQGASLHFALTWASQHPAATATIPQTEASQHLETLQTYRREASQYIAQATALLTTGEIDAALDSYDRAIQLWQQGLELLQSQAAPDLQREFLLGLSLAFGVVGEQHRQVQRYDQALATTEQGLRYGQRLLALTDAADGSEDAFYPEALNALQLLYSNLGFIYAGQHLYPEALAAQQQALAMAAQLDDPALMFRSLTAIYATHVALSDYRQALTINERRLAIATTLEDPDGQLSALIGLGRTYHDLGRYPEALAHHQRALFLAREHSRLRDEISSLNNLGLTHSVLGRYDEALTALNTALSLTRELRQRLQTADTLELDRACFPLLSQEFSRTDVSRQFCLEGTWLSESKILNTMASVYEAQGRYSEALERYQQSLAIAKEHLQGSPLYSKQDEATFLNNIGGLHGNRGDYDQAREYYQQAFALQTAIADRQGMAVSLNNIGALYETQGRYPEALNQLNRALELAEALGLQTLKGSVLSNLGSIYRQQGEFERAAALYQASLELDRSLGRRDDVAVSFNNLGLLKFEQGQYGQAIDYVQQALAIHRAIGQRPHQIIDLNNLGSYYRAQGRYADSLGRLQQALGIAQEIGNRSGQAYALLQLGKTHRQLGQYEPALAFSQPALSLFQAMGDRTGEAATLADQGLIYAQQNRHELALQSFEAALAIYRTTGDVAGESITLQQVGFLHEKAGDYPAAETAFQQTLAIQQQIGARGFEGISLQGLGTVYAAQGHPRALETLQRAIARHRDVGNRPREADALNNQGAALIRAGKFSQAEAVLRQSLDLFESLRTDLLDDQLIAILDSQASAYANLERALIAQDKPTEALAITERGRARAFVLQLAGRLSKSAKPNWRFIPRLRPRQLLKSGRLPATTTQPWWPTP
- a CDS encoding CHAT domain-containing protein produces the protein MGLSRSLITAGVPSVIVSLWAVPDAPTADLMTEFYRQLQQGQSPAQALRQAMLTIQQKHPNPRDWAGFTLLGAAE